Proteins encoded within one genomic window of Stigmatopora argus isolate UIUO_Sarg chromosome 21, RoL_Sarg_1.0, whole genome shotgun sequence:
- the LOC144067251 gene encoding cathepsin S-like, which yields MFGSLLLAVLWGMAQAGISPALNAHWELWKETHNKVYRHLMEESDRRRIWEDNLQMISVHNLEVTLGMHTYELAMNHLGDLTAEEVTGTLLGTVVPADLDRIQLKFQWESSVAPSLDWRKAGLVTEVRTQGSCGSCWAFSAVGALEGQLKKSSGKLVSLSPQNLVDCSVDFGNHGCHGGFMTHAFQYVDKNRGIDSDRAYPYKAKRGECAYKAQDRAANCSGYSFVAKGDEEALKVALANVGPISVAIDASHSKFVFYRHGVYEDLACTHKVNHGVLAVGYGTEKGRDYWLIKNSWGVKYGDQGYIKMARNRSNQCGVALHAVFPVM from the exons ATGTTTGGAAGCCTGCTTTTGGCCGTCCTGTGGGGAATGGCGCAAGCCGGGATCAGTCCGGCCCTCAACGCGCACTGGGAACTGTGGAAGGAAACTCACAATAAAGTTTACCGACACCTG ATGGAGGAGTCGGATCGCCGCCGGATCTGGGAGGACAACTTGCAAATGATCAGCGTCCACAACCTGGAGGTCACCCTGGGCATGCACACCTACGAGCTGGCCATGAACCACTTGGGAGATCTg ACCGCCGAGGAAGTGACGGGCACGCTGCTGGGCACGGTGGTCCCCGCCGACCTGGACAGGATCCAGCTGAAGTTCCAGTGGGAGTCCAGCGTGGCGCCGTCTTTGGACTGGAGAAAAGCCGGCCTGGTGACGGAGGTCAGGACGCAG GGTTCTTGCGGTTCCTGCTGGGCTTTCAGCGCGGTGGGCGCCCTGGAGGGCCAGCTGAAGAAGAGCAGCGGCAAGCTGGTGTCGCTCAGCCCCCAAAATCTGGTGGACTGCTCGGTGGACTTTGGCAACCACGGCTGCCACGGCGGCTTCATGACGCACGCCTTCCAGTACGTGGACAAGAACCGGGGCATCGACTCGGACCGGGCCTACCCCTATAAAGCCAAG cGTGGCGAATGCGCCTACAAAGCTCAAGATCGCGCCGCCAACTGTTCGGGTTACTCGTTCGTGGCCAAAGGGGACGAAGAAGCCCTGAAGGTGGCCCTGGCCAACGTGGGCCCCATTTCCGTGGCCATCGACGCCTCGCATTCTAAATTTGTCTTCTACCGCCACG GAGTGTACGAAGACCTGGCGTGTACGCACAAAGTCAACCACGGTGTCCTCGCCGTTGGATACGGGACGGAAAAAGGAAGAGACTACTGGCTGATCAAGAACAG TTGGGGTGTGAAATATGGCGACCAAGGTTACATCAAGATGGCTCGCAACCGATCCAACCAGTGCGGCGTGGCGCTCCACGCCGTCTTTCCGGTCATGTGA
- the LOC144067263 gene encoding uncharacterized protein LOC144067263 isoform X2, with protein sequence MSDKGKKWMTCGMDSLPTKSFPKAWRARTPEDKKMQAAAAAGGQILTDLREELADRPQEPLGQMHVGTAFVLPDALDDKEEEQEGKNGDRLRPDSCLAHVAWMWPWATGRTTKGPTHTPTKLRTAKYFRCLSPPKAGRGTKSTSAGREPASTRR encoded by the exons atgagcgacaaaggcaaaaaatggatgacttgtgggatggacagtcttccaacAAAAAGCTTTCCCAAAGCGTGGAGAGcgaggacacctgaagacaaaaaa ATgcaggccgccgccgccgccggaggGCAAATCCTCACTGATCT TCGGGAAGAGCTCGCCGACCGGCCGCAGGAGCCGTTGGGACAGATGCACGTCGGCACCGCCTTCGTTTTGCCAG ATGCATTGGACGACAAGGAAGAGGAGCAGGAGGGTAAAAACGGGGACCGACTCCGACCCG ACTCCTGCTTGGCCCACGTGGCGTGGATGTGGCCGTGGGCGACTGGCAGAACaaccaaggggcccacccacacacccactaaacttcgaacggctaagtattttcg gtgtctctccccgccgaaggcggggagaggcaccaagagtacgtctgcgggacgcgaaccagcctccactcggcggtag
- the LOC144067263 gene encoding uncharacterized protein LOC144067263 isoform X1 → MSDKGKKWMTCGMDSLPTKSFPKAWRARTPEDKKMQAAAAAGGQILTDLREELADRPQEPLGQMHVGTAFVLPDALDDKEEEQEGKNGDRLRPDSCLAHVAWMWPWATGRTTKGPTHTPTKLRTAKYFRERHQECVCGTRTGIHSTVGICSTVSAKGPSHLPSKPQPAEYFR, encoded by the exons atgagcgacaaaggcaaaaaatggatgacttgtgggatggacagtcttccaacAAAAAGCTTTCCCAAAGCGTGGAGAGcgaggacacctgaagacaaaaaa ATgcaggccgccgccgccgccggaggGCAAATCCTCACTGATCT TCGGGAAGAGCTCGCCGACCGGCCGCAGGAGCCGTTGGGACAGATGCACGTCGGCACCGCCTTCGTTTTGCCAG ATGCATTGGACGACAAGGAAGAGGAGCAGGAGGGTAAAAACGGGGACCGACTCCGACCCG ACTCCTGCTTGGCCCACGTGGCGTGGATGTGGCCGTGGGCGACTGGCAGAACaaccaaggggcccacccacacacccactaaacttcgaacggctaagtattttcg ggagaggcaccaagagtgcgtctgcgggacgcgaaccggcATCCATTCGACGGTAGGCATATGCTCTACTGTGAGTGCTAAAGGGCCCTCCCACCTTCCTAGTAAACCTCAACCGGCTGAGTATTTTCGCTAA
- the LOC144067263 gene encoding uncharacterized protein LOC144067263 isoform X3, whose amino-acid sequence MSDKGKKWMTCGMDSLPTKSFPKAWRARTPEDKKMQAAAAAGGQILTDLREELADRPQEPLGQMHVGTAFVLPDALDDKEEEQEGKNGDRLRPDSCLAHVAWMWPWATGRTTKGPTHTPTKLRTAKYFR is encoded by the exons atgagcgacaaaggcaaaaaatggatgacttgtgggatggacagtcttccaacAAAAAGCTTTCCCAAAGCGTGGAGAGcgaggacacctgaagacaaaaaa ATgcaggccgccgccgccgccggaggGCAAATCCTCACTGATCT TCGGGAAGAGCTCGCCGACCGGCCGCAGGAGCCGTTGGGACAGATGCACGTCGGCACCGCCTTCGTTTTGCCAG ATGCATTGGACGACAAGGAAGAGGAGCAGGAGGGTAAAAACGGGGACCGACTCCGACCCG ACTCCTGCTTGGCCCACGTGGCGTGGATGTGGCCGTGGGCGACTGGCAGAACaaccaaggggcccacccacacacccactaaacttcgaacggctaagtattttcg gtag